The following proteins are encoded in a genomic region of Aliiroseovarius sp. F47248L:
- a CDS encoding XRE family transcriptional regulator produces MSNATAPAADKQDGQPARLGAAIRHRRKAMGKTLVEVAKDAELTTGFISQVERGISSPSLASLLSIAASLQTTIEQLLSVREEYSEYIQKDKRQTYSLGLNGRLYEKLGPGFAGALFYPSIIHRPPGHVSERMCHAGEVFCYLMEGQIEYHLGDDVHILSAGDTIHHDTSKPHYSRVISDTETVEMWVSSTPIKNIPE; encoded by the coding sequence ATGAGCAATGCGACTGCCCCAGCAGCTGATAAACAAGATGGTCAACCAGCCCGATTGGGTGCTGCGATCCGGCATCGGCGAAAAGCTATGGGAAAAACACTGGTAGAGGTCGCGAAAGACGCTGAGTTGACGACCGGTTTCATATCGCAAGTCGAGCGCGGTATCAGTTCTCCTTCCTTGGCGTCATTACTTTCAATTGCTGCCTCCCTTCAAACAACGATCGAGCAGTTGTTAAGCGTTCGAGAGGAATATAGTGAGTATATACAAAAAGATAAGCGGCAGACTTACTCGCTTGGCCTGAATGGAAGACTATACGAGAAGTTAGGCCCAGGGTTTGCGGGGGCGTTGTTCTATCCTTCAATAATTCATCGACCGCCGGGGCATGTTTCGGAAAGAATGTGTCATGCAGGTGAAGTGTTTTGTTATCTGATGGAAGGTCAAATTGAATACCATCTGGGTGATGACGTTCACATTTTGTCAGCAGGTGATACCATCCATCACGACACCTCCAAGCCGCACTACTCAAGGGTTATCAGTGATACGGAAACCGTCGAGATGTGGGTCAGTTCAACACCAATCAAGAACATTCCTGAGTAG